A single window of Rhodococcus jostii RHA1 DNA harbors:
- a CDS encoding alpha/beta fold hydrolase, which translates to METVPIQMPDGTTTPVRLFPGPDEAPVIVVFPGLGIPAGYYEPFADELVSRGFNAAIGELRGQGDSRPRPSSTSTYGYHELVALDFPAIFEVVRERFPAATPFLLGHSMGGQLGVMYAARIRGRLGGIVLVASGSPYHRGFPGIHAPRMLVGAAAMSMTANLAGFWPGDKLDIGGFGRQSKALITDWSRFARTGRIEPDGADIDYEERIARLKLPVLSVTVEGDDLAPESSAKNLLAKLPNADVTQWHQPEPLGHNGWIRDPAGTVDRIVEWVRDHT; encoded by the coding sequence GTGGAGACAGTACCGATCCAGATGCCCGACGGAACCACCACTCCGGTTCGCCTGTTTCCCGGTCCGGACGAGGCCCCCGTCATCGTGGTGTTTCCCGGCCTGGGAATTCCCGCCGGCTACTACGAACCCTTCGCCGACGAGCTCGTGTCCCGGGGGTTCAACGCGGCGATCGGCGAACTCCGTGGCCAGGGCGACAGCCGTCCCCGTCCGAGCAGCACCAGCACGTACGGCTACCACGAACTGGTGGCTCTGGACTTCCCCGCGATCTTCGAAGTGGTGCGGGAGCGTTTTCCCGCCGCGACGCCCTTCCTGCTGGGACACAGCATGGGTGGTCAGCTCGGCGTGATGTACGCGGCCCGGATCCGCGGCCGGCTCGGCGGGATCGTGCTCGTCGCGTCCGGGTCGCCGTATCACCGGGGATTCCCAGGGATACACGCCCCTCGGATGCTGGTGGGCGCCGCGGCGATGTCGATGACCGCCAACCTGGCGGGGTTCTGGCCCGGCGACAAACTCGACATCGGCGGGTTCGGGCGGCAGTCGAAGGCGCTGATCACCGACTGGTCGCGATTCGCCCGCACCGGCAGGATCGAACCCGACGGCGCCGACATCGACTACGAGGAACGCATCGCCCGGCTGAAACTTCCGGTGCTGTCCGTGACCGTCGAAGGAGACGATCTGGCTCCGGAATCCTCGGCGAAGAACCTCCTCGCGAAACTCCCCAACGCCGACGTCACGCAGTGGCACCAGCCGGAGCCGCTGGGCCACAACGG
- a CDS encoding alpha/beta hydrolase yields MVNRTAAGRYGVRLALAVALTAAIPCLGVQASASADPTGDATVADGGSHLVSTDEIDDRQLTMQVYSASMDREIPLRVITPADTSEPRPTLYLLNGAGGGEDSATWQARTDVVGFFADKNVNVVTPMEGAFSYYTDWEQTDPELGNNKWTTFLTQELPPIVDSALGTNGVNSIAGISMAGSSVLSLAQSAPGLYESVGAYSGCAMTSTDPGRTYVRLVVEGRGGGDTSNMWGPEDGPGWTANDPYVNAEKLRGLDIYVSNGSGLPGPGDQLNGPGINGDVGTLANQILLGGAIEAATNQCTHALADKLNELQIPATFDFRPVGTHSWSYWEEDLHKSWPMLAASIGL; encoded by the coding sequence ATGGTCAACCGCACTGCAGCGGGTAGGTACGGGGTGCGGCTTGCGCTCGCGGTCGCCCTGACGGCGGCGATTCCGTGCCTCGGAGTCCAGGCGTCCGCTTCCGCCGATCCCACCGGAGATGCCACTGTCGCGGACGGTGGTTCCCACCTGGTGAGCACCGACGAGATCGACGACCGGCAGTTGACCATGCAGGTGTACTCGGCCTCCATGGACCGGGAGATCCCGCTGCGGGTCATCACCCCCGCGGACACGAGCGAACCGAGGCCCACGCTGTACCTGCTCAACGGGGCGGGCGGCGGCGAGGACTCCGCCACGTGGCAGGCCAGGACCGATGTCGTCGGCTTCTTCGCCGACAAGAACGTCAACGTGGTCACTCCGATGGAGGGCGCGTTCAGTTACTACACGGACTGGGAGCAGACCGACCCGGAACTGGGCAACAACAAGTGGACGACGTTCCTCACGCAGGAACTTCCGCCGATCGTCGATTCCGCGCTCGGCACCAACGGCGTCAACTCGATCGCTGGTATCTCGATGGCGGGCAGTTCGGTGCTGAGCCTGGCACAGTCGGCTCCCGGCCTGTACGAGAGCGTCGGCGCCTACAGCGGCTGCGCGATGACCAGCACGGACCCCGGCCGCACGTACGTGCGGCTGGTCGTCGAGGGCCGCGGCGGCGGCGACACCTCCAACATGTGGGGGCCGGAAGACGGCCCCGGCTGGACGGCGAACGACCCGTACGTCAACGCGGAGAAGCTGCGCGGACTCGACATCTACGTCAGCAACGGATCCGGACTGCCCGGGCCCGGCGACCAGCTGAACGGACCGGGGATCAACGGCGACGTCGGCACGCTCGCCAACCAGATCCTCCTCGGCGGCGCCATCGAGGCGGCCACCAACCAGTGCACCCACGCGCTCGCGGACAAGCTGAATGAACTGCAGATTCCCGCCACCTTCGACTTCCGGCCCGTCGGGACGCATTCGTGGTCGTACTGGGAAGAAGACCTGCACAAGTCGTGGCCGATGCTCGCTGCGTCGATCGGCCTGTAG
- a CDS encoding PspC domain-containing protein codes for MTFDSNTPRQFTRSDNQKMLAGVCGGIAEYFSVDVNLVRLLTVVATLVTGGTAALVYLAAWMLMPAGH; via the coding sequence ATGACATTCGACAGCAACACTCCCCGCCAGTTCACCCGTTCCGACAACCAGAAGATGCTCGCAGGCGTCTGCGGCGGCATCGCCGAATACTTCTCGGTGGACGTCAACCTCGTCCGTCTGCTCACCGTGGTCGCCACGCTGGTCACCGGCGGCACCGCAGCCCTCGTCTACCTCGCCGCCTGGATGCTGATGCCTGCCGGACACTGA
- the groL gene encoding chaperonin GroEL (60 kDa chaperone family; promotes refolding of misfolded polypeptides especially under stressful conditions; forms two stacked rings of heptamers to form a barrel-shaped 14mer; ends can be capped by GroES; misfolded proteins enter the barrel where they are refolded when GroES binds) gives MAKIIAFDEEARRGLERGLNALADAVKVTLGPKGRNVVLEKKWGAPTITNDGVSIAKEIELEDPYEKIGAELVKEVAKKTDDVAGDGTTTATVLAQALVREGLRNVAAGANPLGLKRGIEKAVEAVTVRLLETAKEIDTKEQIAATAGISAGDPSIGELIAEAMDKVGKEGVITVEESNTFGLQLELTEGMRFDKGYISAYFATDPERQEAVLEDAYILLVSSKISTVKDLLPLLEKVIQSGKPLVIIAEDVEGEALSTLVVNKIRGTFKSVAVKAPGFGDRRKAQLADIAILTGGEVISEEVGLSLETAGLELLGQARKVVITKDETTIVEGAGDPEAIAGRVAQIRAEIENSDSDYDREKLQERLAKLAGGVAVIKAGAATEVELKERKHRIEDAVRNAKAAVEEGIVAGGGVALLQSAPALDDLKLEGDEATGANIVRVALEAPLKQIAFNAGLEPGVVAEKVRNLPAGHGLNASTNEYGDLLEAGINDPVKVTRSALQNAASIAALFLTTEAVVADKPEKAGAPVGDPTGGMGGMDF, from the coding sequence ATGGCCAAGATCATCGCGTTCGACGAAGAGGCCCGTCGCGGCCTCGAGCGGGGACTCAACGCCCTCGCCGACGCAGTCAAGGTGACGTTGGGCCCCAAGGGTCGCAACGTCGTGCTCGAGAAGAAGTGGGGCGCCCCCACGATCACCAACGATGGTGTTTCCATCGCCAAGGAGATCGAGCTCGAGGACCCCTACGAGAAGATCGGTGCCGAGCTGGTCAAGGAGGTCGCCAAGAAGACTGACGACGTCGCCGGCGACGGAACCACCACCGCTACCGTTCTCGCCCAGGCTCTCGTCCGTGAGGGTCTCCGCAACGTCGCTGCCGGCGCCAACCCGCTGGGTCTGAAGCGCGGCATCGAGAAGGCCGTCGAGGCCGTCACCGTGCGTCTGCTCGAGACCGCCAAGGAGATCGACACCAAGGAGCAGATCGCTGCTACCGCTGGTATCTCCGCAGGCGACCCGTCCATCGGCGAGCTCATCGCCGAGGCCATGGACAAGGTCGGCAAGGAAGGCGTCATCACGGTCGAGGAGTCCAACACCTTCGGCCTGCAGCTCGAGCTCACCGAGGGCATGCGCTTCGACAAGGGCTACATCTCGGCGTACTTCGCCACCGACCCGGAGCGTCAGGAAGCCGTCCTCGAGGACGCGTACATCCTGCTCGTGAGCTCCAAGATCTCCACGGTCAAGGACCTGCTGCCGCTGCTGGAGAAGGTCATCCAGTCCGGCAAGCCGTTGGTCATCATCGCCGAGGACGTCGAGGGCGAAGCCCTGTCCACCCTGGTGGTCAACAAGATCCGTGGCACCTTCAAGTCCGTGGCCGTCAAGGCCCCCGGCTTCGGTGACCGTCGCAAGGCTCAGCTCGCCGACATCGCCATCCTCACCGGTGGCGAGGTCATCAGCGAAGAGGTCGGCCTCTCCCTGGAGACCGCCGGACTCGAGCTGCTCGGCCAGGCACGCAAGGTCGTCATCACCAAGGACGAGACCACCATCGTCGAAGGCGCGGGAGACCCCGAGGCCATCGCCGGTCGCGTGGCGCAGATCCGCGCCGAGATCGAGAACAGCGACTCCGACTACGACCGCGAGAAGCTGCAGGAGCGCCTGGCCAAGCTGGCCGGTGGCGTTGCAGTCATCAAGGCCGGCGCTGCCACCGAGGTGGAGCTCAAGGAGCGCAAGCACCGCATCGAAGATGCCGTGCGTAACGCCAAGGCTGCCGTCGAAGAGGGCATCGTCGCCGGTGGTGGCGTGGCTCTGCTGCAGTCGGCTCCCGCGCTCGACGACCTGAAGCTCGAAGGTGACGAGGCCACCGGTGCGAACATCGTTCGCGTCGCCCTCGAAGCACCGCTGAAGCAGATCGCCTTCAACGCGGGCCTCGAGCCCGGCGTCGTTGCCGAGAAGGTTCGCAACCTGCCCGCAGGTCACGGCCTCAACGCCTCGACCAACGAGTACGGCGACCTGCTCGAAGCCGGCATCAACGACCCGGTCAAGGTCACCCGCTCCGCGCTGCAGAACGCAGCGTCCATCGCGGCTCTGTTCCTGACGACCGAGGCCGTCGTCGCCGACAAGCCGGAGAAGGCCGGAGCGCCCGTGGGCGACCCGACCGGCGGCATGGGCGGTATGGACTTCTAA